ACGCTCTGGCCGTCGAACACCCGCTTGATCTGCGCCGTGACGAGCTCCGCCATGCCGGCGAAATTTTGCTTCACGGTCGCGACGAGCGGTCCGCCCTCTTGAATCATGGCCACCGCCTGCGAATTGCCGTCGATGCCCGTGACGATGATGTCGCTGCGGCCCGCCGCCTGAATCGCTTGCGCCGCGCCGATCGCCGGCTCGTCCCATGCGGCCCACACCGCCGTGATCGCCCCCGGCTGCTGGTTCGCGAGCAGCAAGCTTTCCATATGCTTCCGCGCGTTCTCGATCGGTCCCGGCACATCGACGTGCTGCTCGGTCACGAGCTCGATCGCAGAGTTCTCCGTAAGCTGCGCATCAAGCTGCTCGGAGCGCTTCAAGACGCCCGGATGCGGACGATGCGTCAACGCAACCAGCTTGCCTTCCTCGCCCATCTGCTCGAACAAATAGTCCGTGATCAGCTTCGACATCGCAGCGTTGTCGCTCGTCGCGTTCATGCTCATCCCGTCGATGTAACCCGAATCGCAGCCGAATACGGGGATGCCCTTCTCCGCGGCGGCCCGAATTTGCGCCTGAAGCTGGTTCGGATCGGTGCTGACGATGACGATGGCGTCCGCGTTCGACGCGATCACGTCCTCCATCCGGCTCGCCATCGCGCCGACGTCGCCTTTCGTGTCGACGACGTTCGTCCGCCATCCGTTCGCCTCGGCCTGCGCCTTCAGCGACTCGACCATTTCGTTCGTCGTCACGGAAGATAAATACGGCGTCAAAATCGAAATCGTCTTCGCCCCCGCGTCTCCCCCGCTGCCGCCTTGCGCGCCGCAGCCGGCGGCGACCAGAGCGACCACCAATAAAAGCGCTGCCAAAAAACCTCGTCTCTTTCTCATCGAGCATCCCCCTATGTATCGTTAAAATGTATCGCTCCCGCCCGGCGTCACGCCGGGAACGGGTGCGCTTGATGCCATGCCAGCACGCGCTTCGCCGTGTCCATGTCGGTCACGAGCGCGTCCGCGTACCTGCCGCGCAGCGCGGCGCCGATCGCGGCCGCCTTCTCTTCCCCCGCCGCCGCGGCGATGACGGTCGGAATGCCGCGCAGCTCGTCCGCCGCGAGGCCGATCATCCGCCGCTCGGCTTCGTACGTCACCGGCTCCCCCTGCGCGTTCAAGAACGAGGTGCACAAATTCGAAACGGCGCCGAGCCCGGCGACCTCGTCGATCGCCCTTTTGTCGAAGTAGCCGGAGCGGACGACGGACGCCTCTTCCGACACCGGACCGATGCCGACGACGGCGACGGCGCACCGGCGGGCGAGCCCAAGCACGTCCCCGATCTCCCGCTCTCGGACGAACAGCGCCTTCGCTTCCTCCGAGCCGACGATGGCCGGCGCGTTGAGCAAATAATGCTTCGCCCGCGCACGCTCGGCGAATGTCCGCGTGTTCGAGTTCGCGTGGTACGCCGCGCCGTCGGGCCCCCAGCCGCCGACGAGCGGCACGAAGCTGACGTCCTTCCTGCCGAGGTACGTCATTTCGGCGCCGACGAGCCCGACCGTCCGTCCGGCCATAACGCCGACGACGTCTCCGTCCTTAATCACGTTCTCGAGCAAGGCGGCCGCCGCGCGGGCGACCATCAGCTCGACCATCGGGCGGTCGGCGTCGCCGCCGTTCACGACGACCGCATCGGCGATGCCGAACGCCTCCTCGATCGCGCGCTCGTACGCCTGCTCCTCGGAGAACGGGTTTTTGATCGTAATTTGGACGATGCCTTCGGCTTTGGCGGCGGCGAGCATGCGGCTCACCTGCGGACGAGAAATGCCCAATTTCTTCGAGATTTCCTGCTGATTCATGCCGTCGAGATAATATAAGGTGCTGACTTTCACGAGCTGCCGGGTTTTCTCATGAATCAAAGAGGTCCCTCTTTTCCGAACAACGGTTCATCTACGAAATTGTGTTCATAGGCCCATTATATTCGACGCCTCTCGACATCACAAGAACATTTTTTCGACTTCGAACATTTTTTCATCGCATCCTATTTCGAGCGCCGACGCTGCTGATTTTCCCGCATTTTCGCTTCCGTCCCCTGGTTCGAAGCGATGAAGAACGCCTCGTCCCGAATCGCGTTCGGCAAATACTGCTGCTCCACGTAGTGGTTCGGATAATCGTGGGGATATTTGTAGCCGACGTGCCCGAGCTGCTGCGAGCCTTTGTAATGACCGTCCCGCAAATGCATCGGCACCTCCGCGGCCCCGAGCCGAGCGAAGGCGGCATCCACCCGCTCCATGGCGCGTCCGATCGAATTCGATTTCGGGCTTTCCACCGCGAACAGAATCGCTTGGGCGATGTTGTACTTCGCCTCCGGCCAGCCGATCTTGTGATACGCATCCATCGCCGTCACCGCCTGCACCATCGCCTGCGGGTTGGCGAGCCCGATATCTTCGCTGCAGGCGACGATGAGGCGCCGCAGGAACACCATCGGATCCATGCCGAGCTTCTCTACCGCGTACAAAAACCAGAACAGCGCCGCGTCGGACGAGCCCCGGACGCTCTTATGGAACGCCGACAGCACGTCGTACTGCGTCGATTCGTCGGCCGCCACCGTCGGCTGGCGGATCGATTCCTCCGCGGCGTCGAGCGTAATATGAACGCTGCCGTCCGCGCTCCGCGGCGTCGTCAGCGCCGCCAGCTCGAGCGCGTTGAGCGCGCGCCGGAGGTCG
Above is a genomic segment from Paenibacillus sp. containing:
- a CDS encoding sugar ABC transporter substrate-binding protein — encoded protein: MRKRRGFLAALLLVVALVAAGCGAQGGSGGDAGAKTISILTPYLSSVTTNEMVESLKAQAEANGWRTNVVDTKGDVGAMASRMEDVIASNADAIVIVSTDPNQLQAQIRAAAEKGIPVFGCDSGYIDGMSMNATSDNAAMSKLITDYLFEQMGEEGKLVALTHRPHPGVLKRSEQLDAQLTENSAIELVTEQHVDVPGPIENARKHMESLLLANQQPGAITAVWAAWDEPAIGAAQAIQAAGRSDIIVTGIDGNSQAVAMIQEGGPLVATVKQNFAGMAELVTAQIKRVFDGQSVEATEMYAPATLITKENASEFAAE
- a CDS encoding sugar-binding transcriptional regulator, which produces MIHEKTRQLVKVSTLYYLDGMNQQEISKKLGISRPQVSRMLAAAKAEGIVQITIKNPFSEEQAYERAIEEAFGIADAVVVNGGDADRPMVELMVARAAAALLENVIKDGDVVGVMAGRTVGLVGAEMTYLGRKDVSFVPLVGGWGPDGAAYHANSNTRTFAERARAKHYLLNAPAIVGSEEAKALFVREREIGDVLGLARRCAVAVVGIGPVSEEASVVRSGYFDKRAIDEVAGLGAVSNLCTSFLNAQGEPVTYEAERRMIGLAADELRGIPTVIAAAAGEEKAAAIGAALRGRYADALVTDMDTAKRVLAWHQAHPFPA
- a CDS encoding replication-associated recombination protein A → MDLFTYRAESGAAPGRQPLAERMRARTIEEYIGQEHIVGPGKMLRRAIEGDQVTSIILFGPPGTGKTTLAHIIANRTDGEFVRLNAVDASVKDVRETIERAKETRALYDRKTILFLDEVHRFKSSQQDALLPAVEAGTIVFIGATTENPFHSINGALLSRSTLFRLEKLTPEHAMEAMRRALADRERGLGALSLRVDEEALVHIATVAGGDLRRALNALELAALTTPRSADGSVHITLDAAEESIRQPTVAADESTQYDVLSAFHKSVRGSSDAALFWFLYAVEKLGMDPMVFLRRLIVACSEDIGLANPQAMVQAVTAMDAYHKIGWPEAKYNIAQAILFAVESPKSNSIGRAMERVDAAFARLGAAEVPMHLRDGHYKGSQQLGHVGYKYPHDYPNHYVEQQYLPNAIRDEAFFIASNQGTEAKMRENQQRRRSK